The following are encoded in a window of Pseudomonas sp. St316 genomic DNA:
- the sfnG gene encoding dimethylsulfone monooxygenase SfnG: MSQDPIKFAYWVPNVSGGLVVSKIEQRTDWGIDYNRKLAQIAEAAGFDYALSQVRFTAGYGAEYQHESVAFSHALLAVTTRLKVIAAVLPGPWTPSVLAKQIATIDHLTGGRVAVNIVSGWFKGEFTAIGEPWLEHDERYRRSEEFITALKGIWTTDNFTLRGDFYRFHDYTLKPKPLQQHPEIFQGGSSRAARDMAARVSDWYFTNGNTVEGVKAQIDDLQAKAAANNHKVKVGVNAFVIARDTEEEARAVLAQIIDQADPEAVNAFGDAAKQAGKSSPEGEGNWAKSSFEDLVQYNDGFKTNLIGTPQQIAERIVALKAVGVDLVLAGFLHFQEEVEYFGRKVLPLVRELEQRKVAAKTAAVA, encoded by the coding sequence ATGAGCCAGGACCCGATCAAATTTGCCTACTGGGTGCCCAACGTCAGTGGTGGGCTGGTGGTCAGCAAAATCGAGCAACGCACCGACTGGGGCATCGACTACAACCGCAAGCTGGCCCAGATCGCTGAGGCGGCCGGCTTCGACTACGCCCTGTCCCAAGTGCGCTTTACCGCCGGTTACGGCGCCGAATACCAGCATGAGTCCGTGGCGTTCAGTCATGCCTTGCTGGCCGTCACCACGCGCCTGAAAGTCATCGCCGCAGTGTTGCCTGGGCCGTGGACGCCGTCGGTGTTGGCCAAGCAGATCGCAACCATCGATCACCTGACCGGCGGCCGGGTGGCGGTCAACATCGTGTCGGGTTGGTTCAAGGGCGAGTTCACCGCCATCGGCGAGCCATGGTTGGAGCACGATGAGCGCTATCGCCGTTCCGAAGAGTTCATCACCGCGCTCAAGGGCATCTGGACCACCGACAACTTCACCTTACGGGGTGATTTCTACCGCTTCCACGACTACACCCTCAAGCCAAAACCACTGCAGCAGCACCCGGAAATCTTCCAGGGCGGCAGCTCGCGTGCGGCACGGGACATGGCCGCCCGGGTATCGGACTGGTACTTCACCAACGGCAATACCGTGGAAGGCGTCAAGGCGCAGATCGATGACCTCCAGGCAAAAGCCGCAGCCAACAATCACAAGGTCAAGGTCGGTGTGAACGCCTTCGTCATTGCTCGCGACACCGAAGAAGAGGCGCGGGCGGTGCTTGCGCAGATCATCGATCAGGCCGATCCCGAGGCCGTCAATGCCTTTGGCGATGCGGCGAAGCAGGCCGGCAAGTCCAGCCCGGAAGGCGAGGGTAACTGGGCCAAGTCCAGCTTCGAGGACCTGGTGCAGTACAACGATGGCTTCAAGACCAACCTGATTGGCACGCCGCAGCAGATCGCCGAACGTATCGTCGCGCTCAAGGCCGTGGGTGTGGATCTGGTGCTCGCCGGCTTCCTGCACTTCCAGGAAGAAGTCGAGTATTTCGGCCGTAAGGTCCTGCCGCTGGTGCGTGAGCTGGAGCAACGCAAAGTGGCAGCCAAAACGGCGGCAGTCGCTTAG
- the msuE gene encoding FMN reductase, with the protein MSKQFKVVAVSGSVQHPSRTLVLLQALVDRLGQQLPIELRLIELAKVGPQFAGVLRREALPVAVQDDLRAIESADLLIAASPVYRASYTGLFKHLFDFVHHEALKNVPVLLAATGGSDRHALIIDHQLRPLFGFFQALSLPVGVYASETDFTHYQISSAQVLERIERAVESALLSLVPSVRRDASAA; encoded by the coding sequence ATGAGCAAGCAATTCAAAGTGGTAGCGGTGTCAGGCAGCGTGCAGCACCCGTCACGCACGCTGGTCCTGCTCCAGGCATTGGTCGACAGGCTCGGGCAGCAACTGCCGATCGAGTTGCGTTTGATCGAACTGGCCAAGGTCGGCCCACAGTTCGCCGGGGTCTTGCGTCGCGAGGCGTTGCCGGTTGCCGTGCAGGATGACCTGCGGGCCATTGAGTCGGCTGATCTGCTGATCGCCGCCAGTCCGGTGTATCGGGCCTCGTACACCGGGCTGTTCAAGCACCTGTTCGATTTTGTTCATCACGAAGCCCTCAAGAATGTACCGGTGCTGCTGGCCGCGACGGGGGGCTCGGATCGCCATGCCTTGATCATCGATCACCAACTACGACCCCTGTTCGGCTTCTTCCAGGCCCTGAGCCTGCCAGTGGGGGTCTATGCCAGCGAAACCGATTTCACCCACTACCAGATCTCCAGCGCGCAGGTGCTGGAGCGTATCGAGCGCGCCGTCGAGTCGGCGTTGCTGAGCCTGGTCCCGAGCGTTCGCCGCGACGCCAGTGCCGCCTGA